One region of Manduca sexta isolate Smith_Timp_Sample1 chromosome 25, JHU_Msex_v1.0, whole genome shotgun sequence genomic DNA includes:
- the LOC115448643 gene encoding mitogen-activated protein kinase p38b isoform X2 translates to MPRFHKVEINKTEWNVPERYQMLTPVGSGAYGQVCSAIDTLHNMKVAIKKLARPFQSAVHAKRTYRELRMLKHMNHENVIGLLDVFSPEKTLEDFQQVYLVTHLMGADLNNIVRTQRLSDDHVQFLVYQILRGLKYIHSAGIIHRDLKPSNIAVNEDCELKILDFGLARPTETEMTGYVATRWYRAPEIMLNWMHYNQTVDIWSVGCIMAELLTGRTLFPGTDHIDHLTRILFLCGNPEQETIDKIISEEARNYIQSLPTLRRRDFREVFRGANPLAVNLLELMLELDADKRITAEQALAHEYLAQYADPTDEPVSAPYDQSFEDMELPVDKWKELVWNEVVEFKPHPQHMNTVVEVNPS, encoded by the exons atgcCTCGTTTTCACAAGGTAGAGATTAACAAAACCGAATGGAATGTGCCGGAAAGATATCAGATGCTCACACCAGTGGGCTCCGGTGCTTACGGTCAAGTTTG TTCGGCCATAGACACTTTGCATAATATGAAAGTGGCCATTAAGAAATTAGCAAGACCATTTCAATCTGCTGTACATGCTAAGAGAACGTACCGCGAACTTCGGATGCTTAAACACATGAACCATGAAAATGTAATCG GGTTATTGGATGTGTTTAGTCCAGAGAAGACATTAGAAGATTTTCAACAAGTCTATTTAGTGACCCACTTGATGGGTGCCGATTTGAACAATATTGTACGCACTCAGAGACTTTCCGATGATCATGTCCAGTTCTTGGTTTATCAGATTTTACGTGGGCTTAAATACATACATTCTGCTGGAATTATTCACAGG GATCTAAAACCTTCTAACATAGCTGTCAATGAAGATTGTGAGttgaaaatattagattttggCTTAGCCAGACCAACCGAAACAGAAATGACTGGTTATGTTGCAACAAG ATGGTATAGAGCTCCAGAGATCATGCTCAATTGGATGCATTACAACCAGACTGTAGACATCTGGTCAGTGGGTTGTATCATGGCAGAGTTACTGACAGGCAGGACCCTGTTCCCTGGTACAGACC ATATTGATCACCTTACGAGGATATTGTTTTTGTGCGGAAACCCCGAACAGGAGACTATTGACAAAATTATAAGTGAAGAG GCGCGGAATTACATACAGTCATTGCCGACGCTAAGGAGGCGCGACTTCCGCGAGGTGTTCCGCGGCGCCAACCCGCTCGCCGTCAACCTGCTCGAGCTCATGCTGGAGCTGGATGCTGACAA ACGCATCACGGCGGAACAAGCGCTCGCGCACGAGTACTTGGCGCAGTACGCGGACCCTACCGACGAGCCGGTGTCGGCGCCCTACGACCAGAGCTTCGAGGACATGGAGCTACCAGTCGACAAATGGAAAG AGTTGGTGTGGAATGAAGTGGTAGAGTTCAAGCCTCACCCGCAGCATATGAACACAGTCGTCGAGGTGAACCCTTCCTAA
- the LOC115448666 gene encoding E3 ubiquitin-protein ligase Topors: MEAVPVVQDDSSGANPSSVKSEGSSPRHDGGRNSPPPNCAICLGTCRNKSFTDSCLHQFCFKCLLTWSKVKAECPLCKQNFKSIIHNVRSNHQYEEYMVEQQQTEDVTERNDVENIRTVTRRFRYSTTFTLPRHETIAIQQLLMHYPLMAGVLPPPRRRRSPASFRRTVYRHNLWARPLPDFTGRFRDSTPDFYRYNDTQMHRLVPWLNRELSYLLNDNVGHISYVMARVMDLLPQYHITSPEFREAMRRYFGDRTEHFLHELYCFASTPYDMTGYDRNVQYTTDSRISTMVNEVISSSESDASVDSDIVMVSSSEPAEQPAGPSGVPPPAADNVIPIETISHSDTDDDSSEVMVVGYIKPPQERTPEVVDLLGSDSDVVVQEGRAEPPPNPAPAETSTTPLVKLILKRQPGADRSDSDDSDDSDTTYRPPCARRRRRPRSHSSSRASRASHVSPPSPTLATRASSPASSPASPATPAPRADSSSPATAFHSSSSNHSTEHFSDTSDSDERCTRFARRKTKKRISRDAPVPRRERKRSDRRPSRNRRVEKVVSEDRVDRERRNKRKSHTGKGVKSSKRREESAPARARSPERAVDYEASAQAGPSGSGTRRRRRDVRQARSGRRLRSVVNVMCGAPAAGAWARARSEDEWNESGRSSASRRPRDSSSDSDDNLPLNLTVQKAHTVS; encoded by the exons ATGGAGGCTGTACCCGTGGTACAAGACGACAGTTCAGGCGCAAACCCAAGCAGTGTGAAGAGCGAGGGCAGTAGCCCGCGCCACGATGGCGGCAGGAACTCACCGCCGCCCAACTGCGCCATATGCCTCGGCACCTGCAGGAACAAGTCATTCACCGACTCATGCCTCCACCAGTTCTGTTTCAAATGTCTTTTAACATGGAGTAAA gtAAAGGCAGAATGTCCATTAtgcaaacaaaattttaaatctattatacACAATGTGCGGTCAAACCATCAATATGAGGAGTACATGGTTGAGCAGCAACAGACTGAAGATGTCACAGAGCGAAACGATGTGGAGAATATACGAACTGTGACGCGAAGGTTTAGATACAG CACGACGTTCACGCTGCCGCGGCACGAGACCATCGCGATCCAGCAGCTGCTGATGCACTACCCGCTGATGGCGGGCGTgctgccgccgccgcgccgccgccgctccCCCGCCTCCTTCCGCCGCACCGTCTACCGACACAACCTGTGGGCGCGCCCGCTGCCAGACTTCACCGGCCGCTTCCGCGACTCCACGCCCGACTTCTACAG GTACAATGACACACAGATGCACCGGCTCGTCCCTTGGCTGAACAGAGAGCTTTCGTACCTGTTGAACGACAATGTGGGTCACATATCTTACGTGATGGCCCGAGTAATGGATCTGCTCCCACAATATCACATTACCTCACCGGAATTTCGAGAAGCGATGCGCCGCTACTTCGGGGATCGCACGGAACATTTCCTTCATGAGTTATACTGTTTCGCATCGACTCCGTACGACATGACCGGCTACGATCGCAACGTGCAGTATACCACTGACTCGCGAATATCGACCATGGTCAACGAAGTGATCTCCAGCTCCGAGTCAGATGCGAGCGTAGATTCAGACATCGTGATGGTGTCCAGCTCCGAGCCGGCCGAGCAGCCCGCCGGACCGTCCGGCGtaccgccgcccgccgccgacAACGTCATCCCCATCGAGACCATTTCGCATTCCGACACCGATGATGACTCCTCCGAAGTGATGGTCGTGGGATACATCAAGCCGCCACAGGAGCGGACCCCCGAAGTGGTGGATCTGCTTGGCTCTGACAGCGACGTGGTGGTGCAGGAGGGCCGCGCCGAGCCGCCACCCAACCCCGCGCCCGCCGAGACCAGCACCACGCCCCTCGTCAAGCTCATCCTGAAGCGGCAGCCCGGCGCAGACCGCTCCGACAGTGACGACTCGGACGACAGCGACACCACCTACCGGCCGCcctgcgcgcgccgccgccgccgcccgcgctcgCACAGCTCGTCGCGTGCCTCGCGCGCCTCCCACGTGTCCCCTCCCTCCCCCACACTcgccacgcgcgcctcgtcgccGGCGTCCTCGCCCGCGTCGCCCGCGACCCCCGCACCGCGCGCCGACTCCAGCTCCCCCGCTACCGCGTTCCATTCGAGTTCTTCCAACCATTCTACCGAACACTTCTCCGACACTTCTGACTCCGATGAGCGATGTACAAGGTTTGCGCGCAGGAAAACAAAGAAGAGAATCAGTCGAGACGCACCGGTCCCGCGGCGTGAGCGCAAGCGCAGTGACAGGCGGCCGTCGAGAAATCGTCGCGTCGAGAAGGTTGTCTCCGAAGATCGCGTCGACCGAGAGAGGCGGAATAAACGAAAATCGCACACGGGCAAAGGTGTGAAGTCGTCAAAACGAAGGGAGGAATCGGCACCGGCGCGAGCCCGGAGTCCGGAGCGGGCGGTGGACTACGAGGCGAGCGCACAGGCCGGTCCCAGCGGGTCCGGCAcgcggcggcgccggcgcgaCGTGCGACAGGCGCGGTCGGGGCGGCGCCTGCGCAGCGTGGTGAACGTGATGTGCGGCGCGCCGGCCGCGGGCGCGTGGGCGCGCGCGCGCTCGGAGGACGAGTGGAACGAGTCGGGGCGCTCGAGCGCGTCGCGGCGCCCGCGCGACTCGTCGTCGGACTCGGACGACAACCTGCCGCTCAACCTCACCGTGCAGAAGGCGCATACTGTCTCGTAA
- the LOC115448644 gene encoding probable dimethyladenosine transferase translates to MPKIKAEKKSRIHNEIAKQGIQFNKDFGQHILKNPLIITSMLDKSGLRPTDVALEIGPGTGNMTVKLLDRVKKVIACEIDTRLVAELQKRVQGTPYQAKLQILVGDVLKTELPFFDICVANIPYQISSPLVFKLLLHRPFFRCAVLMFQKEFAQRLVAKPGDKLYCRLSINTQLLARVDMLMKVGKNNFKPPPKVESSVVRIEPRNPPPPINFVEWDGLTRIAFVRKNKTLSATFKHGTTMAVLEKNYRIHCSLHNKEIAEDFDIKQKVQDILTNCEATEMRARTMDVDDFMKLLHAFNSEGIHFA, encoded by the exons ATGCCAAAAATTAAAGCTGAGAAGAAATCTAGAATACACAATGAAATTGCGAAACAAG gcatacaatttaataaggatttTGGACAACATATATTAAAGAATCCACTAATAATTACATCTATGTTAGATAAGTCAGGATTGAGACCCACGGATGTAGCCCTCGAGATTGGTCCTGGTACTGGTAACATGACAGTCAAGCTATTAGACAGAGTTAAAAAAGTAATCGCTTGTGAAATTGATACAAG GCTGGTTGCAGAACTACAAAAGCGTGTCCAAGGAACTCCATATCAAGCAAAACTACAAATTCTAGTTGGGGATGTGTTAAAAACAGAATTACCATTTTTCGATATCTGTGTAGCAAATATTCCATACCAGATAAGTTCTCCATTGGTTTTCAAACTGCTGCTGCATAGGCCATTCTTTAGGTGTGCAGTACTCATGTTCCAAAAGGAATTTGCACAGAGATTAGTGGCCAAGCCAGGGGATAAACTGTATTGCAGGTTGTCAATAAATACCCAACTTCTGGCAAGAGTGGATATGTTAATGAAG gttggaaaaaataactttaaaccCCCACCTAAAGTGGAATCAAGTGTAGTGCGGATAGAGCCAAGGAATCCACCGCCACCTATAAACTTTGTAGAGTGGGATGGTCTAACAAGGATAGCGTTTGTGaggaaaaacaaaacattatcagccacattTAAACATGGAACAACAATGGCAGTTTTGGAGAAAAATTATAGAATTCACTGTTCATTACATAATAAG GAAATTGCAGAAGACTTTGACATTAAACAAAAAGTCCAAGATATATTGACAAATTGTGAAGCAACTGAAATGAGAGCAAGAACCATGGATGTTGATGACTTTATGAAGTTGTTACATGCATTTAACTCTGAAGGAATACATTTTGCttga
- the LOC115448645 gene encoding uncharacterized protein LOC115448645 — translation MAQTAGVKPMAIAGRVASERERCLGMTDVERAWRKQWLKDQVLSANEPVHVEEYWKERTNPIRRFYRKPLDVLFAKLTPVLGAERASICRYLTGKFALIGFAAVCARYYFMYNGNDWTKKGGWRTIRTKPMVLPGQPGFPYKSERCIDADYADRGFKKATI, via the exons ATGGCTCAAACAGCGGGCGTAAAGCCTATGGCCATTGCTGGCCGTGTAGCATCTGAAAGGGAAAGATGTTTGGGCATGACCGATGTAGAAAGGGCATGGCGAAAGCAGTGGTTAAAGGACCAAGTCTTATCTGCAAACGAGCCAGTGCATGTTGAAGAATATTGGAAAGAGCGTACCAATCCTATTCGCCGTTTCTACCGCAAACCTTTAGATGTTTTGTTTGCGAAGCTTACACCAGTTCTG GGTGCGGAGCGTGCCAGTATCTGTAGATACCTTACTGGTAAATTTGCTTTGATCGGATTTGCAGCAGTATGTGCACGTTACTATTTCATGTACAATGGCAAT gACTGGACTAAGAAAGGTGGTTGGAGAACAATTAGGACTAAACCCATGGTGTTGCCTGGTCAACCTGGATTCCCATACAAGTCGGAACGCTGTATTGATGCTGATTATGCCGACCGAGGATTCAAAAAAGCaaccatataa
- the LOC115448643 gene encoding mitogen-activated protein kinase p38b isoform X1: MPRFHKVEINKTEWNVPERYQMLTPVGSGAYGQVCSAIDTLHNMKVAIKKLARPFQSAVHAKRTYRELRMLKHMNHENVIGLLDVFSPEKTLEDFQQVYLVTHLMGADLNNIVRTQRLSDDHVQFLVYQILRGLKYIHSAGIIHRDLKPSNIAVNEDCELKILDFGLARPTETEMTGYVATRWYRAPEIMLNWMHYNQTVDIWSVGCIMAELLTGRTLFPGTDHIHQLNLIMEVLGTPSHEFMQKISSESARNYIQSLPTLRRRDFREVFRGANPLAVNLLELMLELDADKRITAEQALAHEYLAQYADPTDEPVSAPYDQSFEDMELPVDKWKELVWNEVVEFKPHPQHMNTVVEVNPS, from the exons atgcCTCGTTTTCACAAGGTAGAGATTAACAAAACCGAATGGAATGTGCCGGAAAGATATCAGATGCTCACACCAGTGGGCTCCGGTGCTTACGGTCAAGTTTG TTCGGCCATAGACACTTTGCATAATATGAAAGTGGCCATTAAGAAATTAGCAAGACCATTTCAATCTGCTGTACATGCTAAGAGAACGTACCGCGAACTTCGGATGCTTAAACACATGAACCATGAAAATGTAATCG GGTTATTGGATGTGTTTAGTCCAGAGAAGACATTAGAAGATTTTCAACAAGTCTATTTAGTGACCCACTTGATGGGTGCCGATTTGAACAATATTGTACGCACTCAGAGACTTTCCGATGATCATGTCCAGTTCTTGGTTTATCAGATTTTACGTGGGCTTAAATACATACATTCTGCTGGAATTATTCACAGG GATCTAAAACCTTCTAACATAGCTGTCAATGAAGATTGTGAGttgaaaatattagattttggCTTAGCCAGACCAACCGAAACAGAAATGACTGGTTATGTTGCAACAAG ATGGTATAGAGCTCCAGAGATCATGCTCAATTGGATGCATTACAACCAGACTGTAGACATCTGGTCAGTGGGTTGTATCATGGCAGAGTTACTGACAGGCAGGACCCTGTTCCCTGGTACAGACC ATATTCATCAGTTGAACTTGATCATGGAGGTACTTGGGACGCCCAGTCACGAGTTCATGCAGAAAATTTCCTCTGAGTCT GCGCGGAATTACATACAGTCATTGCCGACGCTAAGGAGGCGCGACTTCCGCGAGGTGTTCCGCGGCGCCAACCCGCTCGCCGTCAACCTGCTCGAGCTCATGCTGGAGCTGGATGCTGACAA ACGCATCACGGCGGAACAAGCGCTCGCGCACGAGTACTTGGCGCAGTACGCGGACCCTACCGACGAGCCGGTGTCGGCGCCCTACGACCAGAGCTTCGAGGACATGGAGCTACCAGTCGACAAATGGAAAG AGTTGGTGTGGAATGAAGTGGTAGAGTTCAAGCCTCACCCGCAGCATATGAACACAGTCGTCGAGGTGAACCCTTCCTAA